The region ACGCAATTTGGCACCTTTTTGTTCTCGGCGGCAGTATCTTGTTTTTTATCGGATTTGCAGAAAAATTGTTTGGGTAGGATAATGTTGCGGATTGAGGAGTATATTGCCGATTGGCCTGACATAGAGTTTCCCAATTTCATTGCCTGGCTTGAGGAAAGCGAAAAACAGTGGGCAGGAAGAGAAGCTCTCAGATACCGAAGGGGCAGCGTGAAGCCGTCAGAGCGTTGGTAAAAAAAGAGGTTGAACAAATCAACAGGGGCCTTGAGTCCTACAAAAAGATATCCAACTTCATATTGAGAGACGAGCCCTTCGAAAAAACATCTTCACAAAAAATAAAACGCTACCTCTACCGCGAATATGAGATGGCAACGAATAACAACGGTTAGCCCATCACTATCGCACACAGCAAGGCCTATGAAACAGAAAGCTCGATTTCGATTCGTTCCTTACCCTTGCCGATATTTTTGCGACCGAGTCGTAACGGGCCGATTTCTCCTGTCCGTTTAAGATGGGTTCCGCCGCAGGGAAGAGAGCCGAAGCCGTCTATACGCCAAAAGCGCCTGGCCGCTGCTTTATCTGAGAAGTCACTTATAATGGGAGCATCTTCTGCCACAAGGGCTAAAGCCCGCTCTTCAATCTCGGGCAGCGTCTGACGGAGAACGCTATCGGCAACAAAGTCAAGCCGGCTTTTTTTTTCACTTATATGCGCTCCGATTTTTTCGATTCCCGGAAACATCTTCATAACAAGTACCAGCACGAGCTCCGCCGCCATATGCAGACGCATCAACTTATATCTACGTTCCCAATCGATACGGATGGTAACAGAATCTCCTTTTTTAAAAGAGGGGATCGTCTCAAGCGTATAGATAATCTCTTTTCCATCTATGCATGCATCATCAACCGAGAATCCGCCTATCGTGCCGTAATCACTCTCCTGCCCCCCAGAAAAGGCAAAAAAGATGCTTCGGTCAAGGGTCACCTTCGCCCCGTCGATTCCGGTAACCGTCGCATCGGCCTCGGTAAGGTAAGGATCACTCCAGAAAAGCTTCTCAACGGCCATCATCCACCCCTTTCAGGATAAAAGTACCCTATCACTGGCAAGATCATGATTACGTAATTCGTGAAATTTTGCCACCAGGCGATCCACGGTCAGGCTGCTTTTTTCTCTACCGTCTATATCGAAAATAATCTCGCCCCCGTCCATCATGAGCAGTCTGGTTCCATAGCGGATGGCATATTCCATATTATGAGTAATCATGATGGCCGTAAGTCCATATTCGGTAATAAACCGTTTGGTAAGCTCCAGCACCTTTGCCGCGTTCCGGGGGTCGAGAGCAGCGGTATGCTCGTCAAGCAGGACCAAAGAGGGTCTGCTGATGACCATCATCAGCAGCGTCAAGGCCTGGCGCTGCCCGCCAGACAAAAGACTCACGTTATTTTCCAGGCGATCTTCAAGTCCCATATCAAGAGCTTTAAGCTCTCGGCGAAAAAGCTCTCGCATCTTTTGGTTCAGGCTGATCTTCAAGCCCTTAAAGCCTTTACGGTAACTGATCATCATATTATCTTCCAGGCTCATGTTCCCTGCAGTACCCAAAAGGGGATTCTGGAAGATTCTGCCGATATAGCGTGCCCGCCGATACTCCGGAACCTTTGTTACCTCATTTCCGTTTACGGAAATAGTTCCACTGCTTGGGGCATAGCTTCCGGCAATAAGGTTTAGGAGGGTAGATTTCCCCGCACCATTCGATCCGATGACGGTAACAAAATCCCCTTCCCGTACGGTAAGATTGAGGTTTCTGACCGCCGTCGTCTCGTTTACCGTTCCTTCATTGAAAATCTTCGTCACCGACTCAAGATGGATCATACGCTTCCCCTCCTTCGCTTCTTATGCTTTAACTGTGAAAGGAACAATGAAAGGATGACCAAAAGTCCGGTAATCAATTTTAAATCGTTTGGAGTCAGATTGATGTAGTAGCCGTAATATCGTCCAAGATACATTAGTCCTTTAAACACAACGGCTCCCAACACCACTCGAATAAGCAACGGACCTATCTTATTGGAACTGATGAGGAACTCTCCAATCATGACAGACGCGAGGCCGGAGACGACAATGCCCTGTCCAAGGTTTACATCGGCAAAGCCTTGGAACTGGGCAGAAAGGCCACCGGCGACACCAACCAGTCCGTTGGAAAGACCCACCCCAATCATCTTCATCACCTCGGGGTTGACCCCCTGGCTTATCACCATTTGGGGATTATCTCCCATGGCGCCCATGGCAAGGCCCATATCCGTATGAAAAAAAAGATCAAGAAGGACAATACAAGCCACAACAACAAGGAGCAAAAAAAGAAGTACACCATATTCCCGTCCAATGCCTATGCGGTCACTCAATTTTTTTACCCAGGAAAAGGCTGTGGTAACGTGGAGAAGCGGCACATTTGCCTTTCCACCGAGAACCCTGATATTAACCGAATAAAGCATCGTCATCGTCAGAATTCCGGCAAGTAAATTGGGAACCTTCAGTTTGTTATGGATGACGGCCGTTGTGAGCCCAGCAATCACTCCTCCGCCGAGAGCCAGGAGCATAGCGACGGGAACCGGAGCTCCCGCCATAATCGAAGAGGCGGCGATTGCTGCCCCGAAGGGGAAGGTTCCGTCGACGGTGAGATCCGGAAAATCAAGAATTCGAAAAGTGATGAACACCCCCAAGGCGACGATACCGTAGATCAGGCCCTCGTGTAATATACCTTCAATCACAAATGATCCTTGCTACTTAGCCTATTTACGTTCAATCTCGCCGTTCTCTACTAGGACCGAGGCACGATCCAGTACACCCTGTGAGAATGTGATACCCACAGCATCTGCAACATCCTTGTTAAGAACGAGCTGATCCAAATCCTCCGGATCGGTCATAAACTGGGTCGGAATCTCGGCAGGATCGGCACCTTCCAGGATCTTTGCGATAAGCCGTCCCGTGGCACGGCCATGACGATAGTAGTCGAAACCGATGGCAGCAAGCACAGGGAAGGTTTCAGCCGATGTGGGATCGGCCGACATAACCGGTATCTGCTTTTCCAAGGCTGTCTCTGCAAGGGAGTTCAAGGCCGAGAACACGGTATTGTCGGTACTGACATAGATAGCATCCACCCTTCCGAGAATTGCCTGCGTAGCCTGTTTGACCTCCGATGAATTGGTAACCGTAGATTCGACGAATTCGATGCCCAAATCCTTGCAAACATCCCGAGCCATATCCGCCAGAACCACGGCATTTGCCTCACCTGAGGCATAGACGTGTCCAAGCCGTTTCAGATCCATGATACTGGCGAGAAACTCAATCTGTTCACGTACAGGGGTCATATCCGAATAACCAGTGATATATTCCCCACCGCGGTCGAGGGAGGGAACAAGACCAGCTCCCACCGGATCGGTAACCCCGGAAAAAACGATAGGAACCCCGGAGAGCGTCGAAACCAAGGCCTGACTCGTCGGAGTTGCAATACCGACCGCAAGATCAACCTTATCGGCCTTAAACTTAACCGCTATCTGCTTTGCCGTGTTGGGATCCCCATTCGCATTCTGCAAATCATAGACAACATTGTCGTATCCCAGCTGGGCTAACTCATCCTGTATTCCCTTCTCAATGGCATCAAGTGCGGGATGGGAAACAATCTTGGAAATACCGATGGTGATGCTTTGTTTTTCCGAAACGGGAACCGAGGAAACCTCCTCCGCTGTCTCCTTTGCACACCCTCCAAGTAGCGACAGCAGCATCAACAGGGATATGCCGGCAAAACCGATCTTTTTCATGCCTGTACTCCTTATTTTATAGACGTTTCTCTTAAAAGTAACAAAGTTACTTTATCCGAAGAGCTTCTTCCGGTCAAGCGCTTTCGGATGGTTTTCTTCCCCGCTTATTTTGTTTATCATGCAGTATGGGCAGAAGTGTGGAGGCACAGATGAAAACAAGTAGATCATTTCGAGCGGTACTTTTCGATATGGATGGAGTGCTTGTCGATTCCGAGCGGTACATTGCGGAAGCGGCAATAGAAATGTTTCGCCAAGGCTACGATACAGAGGTGGATCCCAAGACCTTTCTGCCCTTTGTCGGGACAGGAGAGGGCAATTTCATTACAGGAGTAGGGAAACTATATAATATCAGCCTCACCATGCCCCGAGATAAAGAAAAAACATATGAAATCTATGAAGAGCTCATACAGGGGCATCTACATGAGATCAACGGGGCCCGGGCCTTCGTTCAGGCCTGCAAAAAGGCCGGCCTTGCCGTTGCCATTGCTACAAGTGCCGATAAACGCAAAATGATGGCCAATCTTCGGGAGCTTGGTTTCCATCAGGAGGATTTCGATGCCACGGTGCATGGTGCGGAAGTGAAAAACAACAAACCGGATCCCGAAATTTACCTGAGAGCGGCACAAAAGGTGGGGATCGATCCAGGTGATTGCCTGGTTGTGGAAGATGCTGTCAGGGGAATAGAAGCAGGAAAGGCCGCAGGAGCACGCTGTCTCGGCCTTACCTCAAGTTTTGATGCCAAAGCCTTGTTGGCCGCCGGTGCCGATTATGTGGCGGCTGACCTTGCGGAAGCCCTAAAAACCCCTCCACCGAACCTTTTCCAATCCGAAGGAGGGGCTCCTACAGTAACCCGTACGTAGTGTCCGGAATCGTGGTGATCTTATGCCGTTTTACCAGAAAAATCCTTACATTTCCAGGATTCGGAACACTAAGTAACCCATAATTTCCTAACGAAGGTAGCGATCGACAACGTCGGAGACTCTGCGCCCCATATCGATCGCTTTTACCACAAGACTCGCCCCCTGCACCGCATCACCAGCGGCAAAAATGCCTTCCGTATTGGTAGCCAGACCATCATCAACGGCTATATTTCCCCGTTTATCAAGGCCTATGGCAAAATCCTTGATAAGACGAGAATGTTCGACATGGACAAAACCTGCTGCAATGAGCACCATGTCGAGCTC is a window of Sediminispirochaeta bajacaliforniensis DSM 16054 DNA encoding:
- a CDS encoding alanyl-tRNA editing protein gives rise to the protein MAVEKLFWSDPYLTEADATVTGIDGAKVTLDRSIFFAFSGGQESDYGTIGGFSVDDACIDGKEIIYTLETIPSFKKGDSVTIRIDWERRYKLMRLHMAAELVLVLVMKMFPGIEKIGAHISEKKSRLDFVADSVLRQTLPEIEERALALVAEDAPIISDFSDKAAARRFWRIDGFGSLPCGGTHLKRTGEIGPLRLGRKNIGKGKERIEIELSVS
- a CDS encoding ABC transporter ATP-binding protein is translated as MIHLESVTKIFNEGTVNETTAVRNLNLTVREGDFVTVIGSNGAGKSTLLNLIAGSYAPSSGTISVNGNEVTKVPEYRRARYIGRIFQNPLLGTAGNMSLEDNMMISYRKGFKGLKISLNQKMRELFRRELKALDMGLEDRLENNVSLLSGGQRQALTLLMMVISRPSLVLLDEHTAALDPRNAAKVLELTKRFITEYGLTAIMITHNMEYAIRYGTRLLMMDGGEIIFDIDGREKSSLTVDRLVAKFHELRNHDLASDRVLLS
- a CDS encoding ABC transporter permease is translated as MIEGILHEGLIYGIVALGVFITFRILDFPDLTVDGTFPFGAAIAASSIMAGAPVPVAMLLALGGGVIAGLTTAVIHNKLKVPNLLAGILTMTMLYSVNIRVLGGKANVPLLHVTTAFSWVKKLSDRIGIGREYGVLLFLLLVVVACIVLLDLFFHTDMGLAMGAMGDNPQMVISQGVNPEVMKMIGVGLSNGLVGVAGGLSAQFQGFADVNLGQGIVVSGLASVMIGEFLISSNKIGPLLIRVVLGAVVFKGLMYLGRYYGYYINLTPNDLKLITGLLVILSLFLSQLKHKKRRRGSV
- a CDS encoding ABC transporter substrate-binding protein; translation: MKKIGFAGISLLMLLSLLGGCAKETAEEVSSVPVSEKQSITIGISKIVSHPALDAIEKGIQDELAQLGYDNVVYDLQNANGDPNTAKQIAVKFKADKVDLAVGIATPTSQALVSTLSGVPIVFSGVTDPVGAGLVPSLDRGGEYITGYSDMTPVREQIEFLASIMDLKRLGHVYASGEANAVVLADMARDVCKDLGIEFVESTVTNSSEVKQATQAILGRVDAIYVSTDNTVFSALNSLAETALEKQIPVMSADPTSAETFPVLAAIGFDYYRHGRATGRLIAKILEGADPAEIPTQFMTDPEDLDQLVLNKDVADAVGITFSQGVLDRASVLVENGEIERK
- a CDS encoding HAD family hydrolase, whose product is MKTSRSFRAVLFDMDGVLVDSERYIAEAAIEMFRQGYDTEVDPKTFLPFVGTGEGNFITGVGKLYNISLTMPRDKEKTYEIYEELIQGHLHEINGARAFVQACKKAGLAVAIATSADKRKMMANLRELGFHQEDFDATVHGAEVKNNKPDPEIYLRAAQKVGIDPGDCLVVEDAVRGIEAGKAAGARCLGLTSSFDAKALLAAGADYVAADLAEALKTPPPNLFQSEGGAPTVTRT